Proteins encoded by one window of Halorubrum ruber:
- a CDS encoding LUD domain-containing protein: MSSDAERGAGEGPEASDPDREAKAERIRELLATEGDAVAENTRGFNAGRYESTGRLDGYEALKDEARAIKEDAIERLPDLIDEVRETVEANGGTVYLADDAADANRYIREIAAERGAERAVKSKSMTSEEIEVNDALAADDVDVVETDLGEWVLQLADEEPSHIVAPAIHKSREAIAELFAERFDPDDPPETAEELTMFARERLGELIEDADLGMTGANFIAADSGTMLLVTSEGNARKTVTATDTHVAVAGVEKLVPTVEEFSPFVELIGRSGTGQDVTSYISTLTPPVDSPVPDFGSDQEPLADGSDADRDFHLVLIDNGRLAMRDDETLKETLYCIRCSACSNACGNFQSVGGHAFGGETYSGGIATGWEAGIEGLDVAAEFNDLCTGCSRCVPACPVGIDIPWINTAVRDRINRGEADPSQLDWAFEELVPDEEPGGLDLGTRLVGNYATLAEWGHKTAPVANRLANAGPVRALAERVAGIDRRRDLPEFARESLVEWFDARGGPAVPADEATREAVVYPDTATNYVDVERGKATVRALEALGVHVRVPDLPGSGRPPLSQGMVATAEAAAEDLYAGLAPHLDAGRDVVVIEPSDLATFRREYERFLPSESSERLADASYDAMEYVFGLLENGADPAGLRAPSEGTGPVASGKRIAYHPHCQARTVEVGEYATATFERLGYDVRVSDTECCGMAGSFGYKTDYYELSVDVGEPLREQFGDTDRTVVAPGTSCTEQLDALLDAAPRHPIEVIAPRG, translated from the coding sequence ATGAGCAGCGACGCCGAGCGCGGCGCCGGTGAGGGGCCGGAGGCGAGCGACCCCGACCGCGAGGCGAAGGCCGAGCGGATCCGCGAGCTGCTGGCGACCGAGGGCGACGCGGTCGCCGAGAACACCCGCGGGTTCAACGCGGGGCGCTACGAGTCGACCGGCCGCCTCGACGGCTACGAGGCGCTGAAAGACGAGGCGCGCGCCATCAAGGAGGACGCGATCGAGCGGCTCCCCGATCTCATCGACGAGGTGAGGGAGACGGTGGAGGCCAACGGAGGCACGGTGTACCTCGCCGACGACGCGGCCGACGCGAACCGATACATCCGCGAGATCGCGGCCGAGCGTGGCGCCGAGCGCGCGGTGAAATCGAAGTCGATGACCTCCGAGGAGATCGAAGTGAACGACGCGCTCGCCGCGGACGACGTCGACGTCGTCGAGACCGACCTCGGCGAGTGGGTACTCCAGTTAGCGGACGAGGAGCCCTCGCACATCGTCGCGCCGGCGATCCACAAGTCGCGCGAGGCGATCGCGGAGCTGTTCGCCGAGCGGTTCGACCCGGACGACCCGCCCGAGACCGCCGAGGAGCTCACGATGTTCGCCCGCGAGCGGCTCGGCGAGCTGATCGAGGACGCCGATCTCGGGATGACCGGCGCGAACTTCATCGCCGCGGACTCGGGCACCATGCTCCTCGTCACCAGCGAGGGGAACGCCCGGAAGACGGTGACCGCGACCGACACGCACGTCGCGGTCGCGGGCGTCGAGAAGCTCGTCCCGACCGTCGAGGAGTTCTCTCCGTTCGTCGAGCTGATCGGCCGGTCGGGGACGGGTCAGGACGTGACCTCCTACATCTCGACGCTGACGCCGCCAGTCGACTCGCCGGTGCCAGACTTCGGAAGCGATCAGGAACCGCTCGCCGACGGCTCCGACGCCGACCGCGACTTCCACCTCGTCCTCATCGACAACGGCCGGCTGGCGATGCGCGACGACGAGACGCTGAAGGAGACGCTGTACTGCATCCGCTGTTCGGCCTGCTCGAACGCCTGCGGGAATTTCCAGAGCGTCGGCGGCCACGCGTTCGGCGGCGAGACGTACTCCGGCGGGATCGCGACAGGGTGGGAGGCCGGCATCGAGGGGCTCGACGTCGCGGCCGAGTTCAACGACCTCTGTACCGGCTGCTCGCGCTGCGTGCCCGCCTGTCCGGTCGGCATCGACATTCCGTGGATCAACACCGCGGTCCGCGACCGGATCAACCGCGGCGAGGCCGACCCGAGCCAGCTCGACTGGGCGTTCGAGGAGCTGGTGCCGGACGAGGAGCCCGGCGGACTCGACCTCGGCACCCGGCTGGTCGGCAACTACGCGACGCTCGCGGAGTGGGGGCACAAGACGGCGCCGGTCGCCAACCGCCTCGCGAACGCCGGTCCGGTGCGCGCGCTCGCCGAGCGGGTGGCCGGGATCGACCGCCGGCGCGACCTCCCCGAGTTCGCGCGCGAGTCGCTCGTCGAGTGGTTCGACGCCCGCGGGGGCCCCGCGGTCCCGGCCGACGAGGCGACCCGCGAGGCCGTCGTCTACCCGGACACCGCGACGAACTACGTCGACGTCGAGCGCGGGAAGGCGACCGTGCGCGCCCTGGAGGCGCTCGGCGTTCACGTTCGCGTACCGGACCTCCCCGGGAGCGGCCGCCCGCCGCTGTCACAGGGGATGGTCGCGACCGCCGAGGCCGCGGCCGAGGACCTCTACGCCGGGCTGGCGCCGCACCTCGACGCCGGACGCGACGTGGTCGTCATCGAGCCGAGCGACCTCGCGACGTTCCGCCGCGAGTACGAGCGGTTCCTGCCGAGCGAGTCGTCCGAGCGGCTCGCGGACGCGAGCTACGACGCGATGGAGTACGTCTTCGGTCTACTGGAGAACGGCGCCGATCCGGCGGGGCTGCGCGCGCCGAGCGAGGGGACCGGGCCGGTCGCGTCCGGGAAACGGATCGCGTACCACCCGCACTGCCAGGCCCGAACGGTCGAGGTGGGCGAGTACGCGACCGCGACCTTCGAGCGGCTCGGCTACGACGTGCGCGTCTCCGACACGGAGTGTTGCGGGATGGCCGGCTCGTTCGGCTACAAGACGGACTACTACGAGCTGAGCGTGGACGTCGGCGAGCCGCTGCGCGAGCAGTTCGGCGACACCGACCGCACGGTCGTCGCCCCCGGCACGTCCTGTACCGAGCAGCTCGACGCCCTGCTCGACGCCGCCCCGAGGCATCCGATCGAAGTGATCGCGCCGCGAGGGTGA
- a CDS encoding PRC-barrel domain-containing protein produces the protein MNAAPEEITALVGREVYSSNGVFVGEIEDIQLDLDARSVTGLALAELNHELFAGEVDGSTGVVVPYRWVRAVGDVVLINDVIERYDTGDSEEEPSELAEST, from the coding sequence ATGAACGCAGCCCCCGAAGAGATCACGGCGCTCGTCGGTCGCGAGGTGTACTCGAGCAACGGCGTTTTCGTCGGTGAGATCGAAGACATCCAGCTCGACTTGGACGCGCGCTCCGTGACCGGCCTCGCGCTCGCTGAACTCAACCACGAGCTGTTCGCCGGAGAGGTGGACGGCTCGACCGGCGTCGTCGTCCCGTACCGCTGGGTCCGCGCGGTCGGCGACGTCGTCCTGATCAACGACGTCATCGAGCGGTACGACACCGGCGACTCGGAGGAGGAGCCGAGCGAGCTCGCGGAGTCGACGTAA
- a CDS encoding LUD domain-containing protein has protein sequence MSLADASTFTRRLDDLGVAVATGPPEECATMVEAAAGEPVVGVPLGRSGPEGLADSPATLPDRVETEPTTADLRAAHTGVTAASLGVAEYGSVALEADPAGTEPVSLFIDRHVVVLREADIVPDMPDAFDWLGPRARDESVDVVFATGPSATADMGGLVHGAHGPKEVHVVLLRDDDAADGPNDTPDAEAER, from the coding sequence ATGTCACTCGCAGACGCGTCGACGTTCACCCGGCGGCTCGACGACCTCGGCGTCGCGGTCGCTACGGGCCCGCCTGAGGAGTGCGCGACCATGGTCGAGGCGGCCGCGGGCGAGCCCGTGGTCGGCGTGCCGCTCGGTCGCTCGGGGCCCGAGGGGCTCGCCGACTCGCCCGCGACGCTCCCGGACCGAGTCGAGACGGAGCCGACGACCGCCGACCTGCGCGCGGCTCACACCGGCGTCACCGCCGCGTCGCTCGGCGTCGCCGAGTACGGGAGCGTCGCGCTGGAGGCGGACCCGGCCGGCACGGAGCCGGTGAGCCTCTTCATCGACCGTCACGTCGTCGTCCTCCGGGAGGCCGACATCGTCCCCGACATGCCCGACGCCTTCGACTGGCTCGGGCCGCGGGCGCGCGACGAGTCGGTCGACGTGGTGTTCGCGACCGGTCCGAGCGCCACCGCGGACATGGGCGGCCTCGTCCACGGCGCGCACGGACCGAAGGAGGTCCACGTGGTCCTGCTGCGCGACGACGACGCGGCGGACGGACCGAACGACACCCCCGACGCGGAGGCCGAACGATGA